A genomic window from Sphingobacterium spiritivorum includes:
- a CDS encoding multidrug effflux MFS transporter, whose amino-acid sequence MHNFSKFKRSTIIFILGLLSAIGPFSIDMYLPAFKTIATDFDTSVDRVQLSLSSFFIGIAIGQLVYGPLLDKFGRKKPLIVGISLYIFASIMCIFSTSIEQLIVFRFIQALGSCSGMVASRAMVRDYFGPQESAKIFSMLMLIVGISPILAPSVGAFVMSHFEWHMIFTILTVMAVLILISVIFLLPESFAGNKNLSLAPKQVTINFWTVCKNPQFLSFCLVSALTASALYAYLAGSPFVMQELYGLTESEYGIVFAIIASALILATQINRIALNRWSSSDISKFASRLQVSISALFIVVTLGGWITLPTMVGFIFLILLAQGFIFPNTSALALAPFKELAGSASALLGCFQMGIGALASGAVSILHNNTSLPMVIVMSACSFLGLIIYSYLPKLLKPATE is encoded by the coding sequence ATGCACAATTTCAGTAAATTCAAACGAAGTACTATTATTTTTATTCTGGGTCTGCTATCGGCTATCGGTCCCTTCTCTATTGATATGTATCTGCCGGCTTTCAAAACTATAGCAACGGATTTTGACACTTCTGTAGATCGCGTACAACTATCTCTTTCTTCTTTTTTTATCGGGATAGCTATTGGTCAGCTTGTTTACGGACCTCTTCTTGACAAATTCGGACGCAAAAAACCACTGATCGTAGGAATCAGTCTGTATATTTTCGCATCTATAATGTGTATATTCTCAACTAGTATTGAACAGTTAATTGTTTTTCGCTTTATCCAGGCCCTGGGCAGCTGCTCGGGTATGGTCGCTTCGCGGGCAATGGTGAGAGATTATTTTGGTCCGCAGGAGTCTGCAAAGATATTCAGTATGCTGATGCTTATCGTGGGTATCTCTCCTATTCTGGCACCGAGTGTCGGGGCATTCGTCATGTCACACTTTGAGTGGCATATGATCTTTACCATTCTGACGGTCATGGCTGTCCTTATTCTGATCAGCGTTATTTTCCTGTTACCGGAATCATTTGCCGGAAATAAGAATCTTTCTTTAGCACCGAAACAGGTCACAATTAACTTTTGGACGGTTTGTAAAAACCCGCAATTTTTGAGCTTTTGTCTCGTCAGCGCACTTACTGCATCCGCACTATACGCCTACCTGGCCGGATCGCCGTTCGTCATGCAGGAACTATACGGACTTACAGAATCAGAATATGGAATTGTATTCGCAATAATCGCATCTGCACTTATCCTGGCTACGCAGATCAATAGGATTGCACTCAACAGATGGTCAAGTAGCGATATTTCCAAATTTGCATCACGCTTACAGGTAAGTATCTCTGCATTATTTATTGTTGTGACTTTAGGGGGGTGGATCACCCTTCCTACTATGGTCGGATTTATTTTTCTGATTCTGCTGGCTCAGGGATTTATTTTCCCGAATACTTCTGCCCTGGCCTTAGCACCATTCAAAGAACTTGCCGGAAGTGCTTCTGCCTTATTGGGTTGCTTTCAGATGGGCATTGGAGCACTGGCTTCCGGAGCAGTGAGTATACTGCACAACAACACCTCGTTGCCAATGGTGATTGTCATGTCTGCATGCTCGTTTTTAGGGCTTATTATATACTCATATCTGCCGAAATTACTAAAACCTGCTACTGAATAA
- a CDS encoding succinate dehydrogenase/fumarate reductase iron-sulfur subunit, which translates to MKLHLKIWRQEDRNSAGKLVDYELENLNPHMSFLEMLDTLNEKLIVENDQPVEFDHDCREGICGQCGMMINGIAHGPLENTTTCQLHLRTFKDGETVFIEPFRSHAFPVKKDLKVDRSAFDRIISSGGFVSVNTGQAPDAHAIPVTHQSTEAAFDAAACIGCGACVATCKNGSAALFTSAKIAHMALLPQGREERNERVINMVQQMDQEFFGHCSNTEACEVECPQGISVINIARMNYEYNRALFYKK; encoded by the coding sequence ATGAAATTACATTTGAAAATATGGCGTCAGGAAGATCGTAATTCCGCAGGGAAACTGGTCGATTATGAATTGGAAAATCTTAATCCTCATATGTCTTTTCTGGAAATGCTGGATACCTTAAATGAAAAATTAATTGTAGAAAATGATCAACCAGTGGAGTTTGACCACGATTGCAGAGAAGGAATCTGTGGGCAATGTGGTATGATGATCAATGGTATTGCACATGGTCCGCTGGAAAATACGACAACCTGTCAATTGCATTTAAGAACCTTCAAAGATGGCGAAACTGTTTTTATCGAACCTTTCCGGTCGCATGCCTTTCCTGTTAAAAAGGATCTGAAAGTAGACCGGTCGGCATTTGACCGTATCATCTCTTCAGGAGGGTTTGTATCTGTCAATACAGGTCAGGCTCCGGATGCGCATGCTATTCCAGTAACACATCAGTCTACAGAGGCTGCTTTCGATGCTGCTGCCTGCATAGGTTGCGGAGCTTGTGTCGCTACATGTAAAAATGGAAGCGCTGCCTTATTTACTTCTGCCAAGATTGCACATATGGCCTTACTGCCGCAAGGAAGAGAAGAACGAAACGAAAGAGTTATTAATATGGTTCAGCAGATGGATCAGGAGTTTTTTGGCCATTGCTCCAATACGGAAGCATGTGAGGTCGAATGTCCGCAGGGCATATCGGTGATCAATATTGCCCGAATGAATTACGAATATAACAGAGCTTTATTCTATAAGAAATAG
- a CDS encoding M42 family metallopeptidase has protein sequence MAKKSEKIEKKHIPIVTKESLSFFEKYINNPSPTGFEWEGQRMWLDYLKPYVDTTYIDNYGTAVGIINPDAPYKVVIEAHADEISWFVNYITKDGLIYVIRNGGSDHQIAPSKRVNIHTDKGTVKAVFGWPAIHTRSGEKEEAPTLKNIFLDCGCTSKEEVEALGIHVGSVVTYEDEFMILNDRYYVGRALDNRAGGFMITEVARLLKENKKKLPFGLYIVNSVQEEIGLRGAEMIADYIKPHVAIVTDVTHDTQTPMINKITQGDLACGSGPVLSYAPAVQINLNKLLVKVAEQNEIPFQRQASSRYTGTDTDAFAYSNGGVPSALISLPLRYMHTTVEMIHKEDVDNVIRLIYETVLAIEEGQDFRTFKS, from the coding sequence ATGGCTAAGAAAAGTGAAAAAATAGAAAAAAAACACATTCCGATAGTGACAAAAGAGTCGCTTTCTTTTTTTGAAAAATATATAAATAACCCTTCACCAACAGGTTTTGAGTGGGAAGGGCAACGCATGTGGCTGGATTATCTGAAGCCATATGTAGATACAACTTATATTGATAATTACGGTACAGCTGTAGGAATTATCAATCCGGATGCGCCTTATAAAGTAGTGATAGAAGCACATGCAGATGAGATTTCCTGGTTTGTAAATTACATTACCAAAGACGGATTGATCTATGTCATCCGTAACGGAGGTTCAGATCATCAGATTGCACCTTCCAAGCGCGTAAATATCCATACAGACAAAGGAACGGTAAAAGCTGTATTCGGATGGCCGGCTATTCACACCCGTTCCGGAGAAAAGGAAGAAGCACCTACTCTTAAAAATATTTTTCTGGATTGCGGTTGTACCAGCAAAGAGGAGGTAGAGGCTCTGGGTATTCATGTCGGTTCGGTAGTGACGTATGAAGATGAATTCATGATCCTCAATGACCGTTATTATGTAGGACGCGCACTGGACAATCGTGCAGGCGGATTCATGATCACTGAGGTAGCACGTTTGCTAAAAGAAAATAAGAAAAAATTACCTTTCGGTCTTTATATCGTTAACTCCGTGCAGGAAGAAATTGGTCTTCGCGGGGCAGAAATGATCGCTGATTATATCAAACCTCATGTCGCCATTGTGACCGATGTAACCCACGACACACAAACACCGATGATCAATAAGATTACCCAGGGAGATCTGGCCTGCGGTAGCGGCCCTGTGTTGTCTTATGCACCTGCAGTACAGATCAATCTGAATAAACTCTTAGTCAAGGTTGCAGAGCAGAATGAGATTCCGTTCCAGAGACAGGCCTCATCCCGTTATACAGGGACGGATACAGATGCCTTTGCTTATTCTAACGGTGGTGTACCTTCGGCATTGATCTCTTTGCCGCTTCGTTACATGCATACTACAGTAGAGATGATTCATAAAGAAGATGTAGATAATGTGATCAGACTGATTTATGAAACTGTATTGGCAATAGAAGAGGGACAGGATTTCAGAACATTCAAAAGTTAA
- a CDS encoding LuxR C-terminal-related transcriptional regulator, whose amino-acid sequence MMLSLLIGRTQVNASVLETEAPPSVIQEIQSLKFGSVLNQDKTQYADGTHGQSWWIKGTLNAEQLHKELILQIPSPHFRDASLYVYSQGKLVLVTDSNHAAKAESFARYNQFHFSTDQPVYYIKSNSTMYKGIHVVVKEENAFFRHEASQLFGIGVYYGLAVMSVIFNFVFYLIFKDRRFITYCLFQLIVFAEFFYEDGMFYFLSEGKLILEHFVVYSVPFSSSLACLFAYYFLDLRNNFRNYWKVVTPLMILSFVGLILFIIFEWKGFISVVNISSFAATLFAIALAIKQFRKDVYARFLVLTFGVILLVGIGFVLNTNFNQSWLSVFNMDTLRLVSAFEIISISFAIVFKARALQEENERCRNEINSYLNQLNELKDNLPVAKETVVLKENTIVFLKENYQLTEREMDVLMGLWEGLSNQELGEKLFISLNTVKYHVSNLYIKLDIKSRTQALKFKEKIGGLA is encoded by the coding sequence ATGATGTTGTCTCTTTTAATAGGGCGTACTCAAGTGAATGCATCTGTTCTGGAAACTGAAGCACCACCATCTGTCATTCAGGAAATACAGTCTTTAAAGTTTGGATCCGTCCTCAATCAGGACAAAACGCAATATGCAGATGGAACGCATGGTCAATCCTGGTGGATCAAAGGTACCTTGAACGCAGAACAGCTTCATAAAGAACTCATACTCCAGATTCCTTCGCCACATTTCAGAGATGCCTCTTTATATGTGTATTCACAAGGAAAATTAGTTCTTGTAACAGATAGCAACCATGCTGCAAAAGCGGAATCTTTTGCCAGATATAATCAATTTCATTTCAGTACAGATCAACCGGTATATTATATCAAGAGTAACAGTACGATGTACAAAGGTATTCATGTCGTTGTCAAAGAAGAGAATGCTTTTTTTCGTCATGAGGCTTCCCAGTTATTTGGGATTGGTGTGTATTACGGGCTTGCGGTTATGTCTGTCATCTTTAATTTCGTATTCTACCTTATTTTCAAAGACCGACGGTTTATTACCTATTGTTTGTTTCAACTGATCGTGTTCGCAGAGTTCTTCTATGAAGATGGTATGTTTTATTTCCTTTCGGAAGGAAAACTAATATTAGAGCATTTTGTAGTCTATTCCGTTCCGTTCTCCTCTTCTTTAGCCTGTTTATTTGCCTATTATTTTCTGGATCTTCGGAATAATTTTAGAAACTACTGGAAAGTGGTTACTCCGTTAATGATTTTGTCATTTGTCGGGTTGATACTTTTTATCATTTTTGAATGGAAAGGCTTTATAAGCGTAGTCAACATATCGAGTTTTGCTGCGACATTATTTGCAATAGCTTTAGCAATTAAGCAATTCCGTAAAGATGTATATGCACGGTTTCTGGTCCTAACGTTTGGGGTAATACTGCTTGTCGGAATCGGATTTGTATTGAATACGAATTTTAATCAATCCTGGTTGTCTGTTTTCAATATGGACACATTGAGACTGGTAAGTGCTTTTGAAATTATTAGTATCAGTTTTGCCATTGTTTTTAAGGCCCGTGCTTTACAGGAAGAAAATGAACGCTGCCGGAATGAGATCAATAGCTACCTCAATCAGTTGAATGAGTTGAAGGATAATCTTCCTGTCGCTAAAGAAACAGTTGTACTGAAAGAAAATACCATCGTATTCTTAAAGGAAAACTATCAGCTTACGGAACGCGAGATGGATGTGCTGATGGGATTGTGGGAAGGCTTATCCAATCAGGAACTTGGTGAAAAATTATTTATTTCTTTAAATACAGTCAAGTATCATGTGAGTAATCTCTATATCAAACTGGATATAAAAAGCCGTACGCAGGCACTCAAATTTAAAGAGAAAATAGGAGGTCTGGCCTGA
- the aroQ gene encoding type II 3-dehydroquinate dehydratase, giving the protein MKKILIINGPNLNLLGVREKSIYGDQDFKSYFETLKQRFPELDLNYFQSNSEGAIIDKIHEVGFDIDGIVLNAGAYTHTSVAIGDAIAAVKTAVIEVHISNVYAREEFRHKSYLAKNCKGVLCGFGLDGYRLAIEGLI; this is encoded by the coding sequence ATGAAAAAAATATTAATAATCAACGGTCCGAATCTTAATCTCTTAGGTGTGAGAGAAAAGAGCATTTACGGAGATCAGGATTTTAAGTCATATTTTGAAACATTGAAACAGCGGTTTCCGGAACTGGACCTGAACTATTTTCAGAGCAATTCAGAAGGAGCCATTATTGACAAAATTCATGAGGTAGGTTTTGATATCGATGGAATTGTGTTAAATGCGGGTGCATATACGCATACTTCTGTAGCTATAGGAGATGCTATTGCGGCAGTGAAGACTGCGGTTATAGAGGTACATATTTCCAATGTATACGCCCGCGAAGAATTTCGCCATAAATCATATCTGGCGAAGAACTGTAAAGGCGTACTTTGTGGTTTTGGATTGGACGGCTATCGCTTAGCTATAGAAGGACTGATCTAA
- a CDS encoding glycoside hydrolase family 125 protein gives MKRRTFIQNAALLTSGMMASKLSFAEMQNSFPVVRIAKDKRHFSSKVIEDVITEFQKGVSNKEMAWMFNNCFPNTLDTTVYPEKDGNKPLTYVITGDIDAMWLRDSSAQVWPYLPFMKQDKNLQNLIMGLVRKQSKCIIIDPYANAFYNDPTKKGEWFSDHTDMKPGIHERKWEIDSLCYPIRLSYAYWKATNDATPFDEEWVKAQHNIYKTFVEQQRKESVGPYKFERTTARGTDTLQVDGLGYPVKPVGLICSSFRPSDDATIFSFLIPSNLFAVVSLRQSAEILRVVNKNTDLASKMESLANEVEQAIQKYGIIDHPQFGRVYAFEVDGFGSHLMMDDANVPSLLALPYLGAVDVNDEVYQRTRKYILSSDNPFFFKGTKAEGIGGPHIGRDMIWPMSIIMRAFTSTNDEEIRNCIQTLVNTHGGTGFMHESFHKDDPAKFTRHWFAWANTLFGELLWKTYKEKPSLLK, from the coding sequence ATGAAACGAAGAACTTTCATTCAAAATGCCGCCCTTCTGACGTCCGGAATGATGGCCAGTAAACTTTCATTCGCCGAGATGCAAAATTCATTTCCGGTAGTACGTATCGCAAAAGATAAAAGACATTTTTCCAGTAAAGTCATTGAAGATGTGATTACCGAATTCCAGAAAGGAGTTTCGAATAAAGAGATGGCATGGATGTTTAACAATTGTTTTCCAAATACATTGGACACAACTGTTTATCCTGAAAAAGATGGAAATAAACCACTTACCTATGTCATCACAGGAGATATCGATGCGATGTGGCTTCGTGACAGCAGTGCGCAGGTATGGCCATACCTTCCTTTTATGAAGCAAGATAAGAATCTTCAGAATCTTATCATGGGATTAGTGCGCAAGCAGAGCAAGTGTATCATCATTGATCCTTATGCAAATGCGTTCTACAACGATCCTACTAAAAAAGGAGAATGGTTCAGTGACCATACGGATATGAAACCGGGTATCCACGAGCGTAAATGGGAAATAGATTCTCTATGTTACCCTATCCGTCTGTCATACGCATACTGGAAGGCGACAAATGATGCAACTCCATTTGATGAGGAATGGGTAAAAGCACAACATAACATTTACAAAACATTTGTAGAGCAACAACGTAAAGAAAGTGTAGGACCATACAAATTCGAACGTACAACGGCTCGCGGTACAGATACCTTGCAAGTAGATGGATTAGGTTATCCTGTAAAACCTGTAGGACTGATCTGTTCCAGCTTCCGTCCATCGGATGATGCGACTATCTTCTCCTTCCTGATTCCTTCAAACCTGTTTGCAGTAGTCAGTTTGAGACAATCCGCCGAAATCTTACGTGTTGTAAACAAAAACACGGACCTTGCTTCTAAAATGGAGAGCCTTGCCAATGAAGTAGAACAAGCTATTCAGAAATATGGTATTATCGATCATCCGCAGTTTGGCCGTGTGTACGCTTTTGAGGTAGACGGTTTCGGCAGTCATCTTATGATGGACGATGCTAACGTGCCAAGCTTATTGGCTTTACCATATCTTGGGGCTGTAGATGTCAATGATGAAGTGTACCAACGTACACGTAAATATATCCTTTCTTCAGACAATCCGTTCTTCTTTAAAGGAACAAAAGCTGAAGGTATCGGAGGTCCGCACATCGGTCGTGATATGATCTGGCCAATGTCGATCATCATGCGTGCATTCACTTCTACGAATGATGAAGAGATCCGCAACTGCATTCAGACGCTGGTTAATACCCATGGAGGCACCGGATTTATGCACGAATCCTTCCATAAAGATGATCCCGCTAAATTCACCCGTCACTGGTTTGCATGGGCAAATACATTATTTGGAGAATTACTATGGAAAACTTATAAAGAAAAGCCATCTTTGCTTAAGTAA
- a CDS encoding fumarate reductase/succinate dehydrogenase flavoprotein subunit: protein MNLDAKIPQGPLEDKWENYKKTAKLVNPANRKKLDVIVIGTGLAGSSIAASLGEMGYNVKSFCFQDSPRRAHSVAAQGGVNAAKNYKNDGDSVYRMFVDTLKGGDFRAREANVYRMAECSLHLIDQAVAQGVPFGREYGGYLNNRSFGGVQVSRTFYARGQTGQQLLLGAYQALMRQVGKKTVQLFSRHEMLDLVVADGKARGVIVRNLDTGVLERHAAHAVILATGGYGKIYYLSTLAMGCNGSAIWRAHKRGALMASPSWTQIHPTSLPQSGDYQSKLTLMSESLRNDGRIWVPTDTEERRAANDIPEEERDYYLERRYPAFGNLAPRDISSRAAKERIDAGYGIGPLKNAVYLDFAKAIKEQGVEKIKEKYGNLFDMYRKITGYDAYKEPMMISPSAHFSMGGLWVDYELMTTIPGLFALGEANFADHGANRLGANSLLQASVDGYFIAPYTIANYLSGDIHTGKISTDLPEFSEAEERVQALLNRLIGRKGDRSVDYYHKTLGKILYDYCGLARNEQGLNFAISEIRKLRQEFYERVHVPGSLSTMNTELEKAGRVADYLEIGELMCYDALTRNESCGAHFREEYQTPEGEAQRNDEEYQYISAWGWNGEDAAPILNKEPLEFEVLQPTVRSYK from the coding sequence ATGAATTTAGATGCTAAAATACCTCAGGGTCCCTTAGAGGACAAATGGGAAAATTATAAAAAGACAGCCAAACTGGTGAATCCGGCCAACCGGAAGAAACTGGATGTCATTGTGATCGGAACCGGACTTGCCGGAAGTTCTATAGCCGCTTCACTGGGCGAGATGGGTTATAATGTCAAATCATTCTGTTTTCAGGATAGTCCGAGAAGAGCACATTCCGTCGCTGCACAGGGAGGTGTCAATGCGGCCAAAAATTATAAAAATGACGGAGACAGTGTATACCGGATGTTTGTGGATACACTCAAAGGTGGAGATTTCAGAGCCCGGGAGGCTAATGTATATCGTATGGCCGAATGTTCGCTCCATCTGATCGATCAGGCAGTAGCCCAGGGTGTGCCATTCGGAAGAGAATATGGCGGCTATCTTAATAACCGCTCATTCGGTGGGGTACAGGTAAGCCGTACCTTTTATGCAAGAGGACAGACCGGTCAGCAGTTGCTGTTAGGTGCTTATCAGGCGCTGATGCGACAGGTGGGTAAAAAGACAGTACAGTTGTTTTCCAGACATGAAATGTTAGACCTGGTTGTAGCAGATGGAAAGGCCAGAGGAGTCATTGTACGTAATCTGGATACCGGTGTTTTAGAACGCCATGCAGCACATGCTGTTATTCTGGCTACTGGCGGATATGGTAAAATTTATTATCTGTCAACCCTGGCGATGGGTTGCAATGGTTCAGCGATATGGCGTGCACACAAAAGAGGTGCATTGATGGCCAGTCCGAGCTGGACACAAATCCATCCGACATCGTTACCTCAATCCGGAGATTACCAATCCAAACTGACACTTATGTCGGAGTCTCTCCGCAATGACGGCCGTATTTGGGTACCTACTGATACGGAAGAACGACGTGCTGCCAATGATATTCCGGAAGAGGAAAGAGATTATTATCTGGAAAGACGCTATCCTGCATTCGGCAACCTGGCACCTCGTGATATTTCTTCACGTGCAGCCAAAGAACGTATCGATGCCGGATACGGGATAGGTCCGCTCAAGAATGCCGTGTATCTGGATTTTGCAAAAGCAATCAAAGAGCAGGGGGTGGAAAAGATCAAAGAGAAATATGGAAATCTATTTGATATGTACCGTAAGATCACCGGATATGATGCATATAAAGAACCTATGATGATATCCCCGTCTGCACACTTTTCTATGGGCGGACTGTGGGTGGATTACGAATTGATGACTACTATTCCCGGTTTGTTTGCGTTGGGAGAAGCAAATTTCGCAGACCATGGTGCCAATCGTTTGGGCGCAAATTCATTACTGCAGGCCTCTGTTGATGGTTATTTTATTGCACCGTATACCATAGCAAATTATCTTTCAGGCGATATACATACAGGTAAAATATCAACTGACTTACCCGAGTTTTCAGAGGCTGAAGAACGTGTGCAAGCTCTTTTAAACCGTCTGATTGGTCGCAAAGGAGACAGAAGCGTGGATTACTATCACAAAACCTTAGGTAAAATTCTGTATGACTATTGCGGTCTGGCAAGGAACGAACAAGGACTGAATTTTGCAATATCCGAAATCCGGAAATTACGTCAAGAATTTTATGAACGGGTACATGTGCCCGGAAGTCTGTCTACGATGAACACTGAATTAGAAAAAGCAGGAAGAGTAGCTGATTATCTGGAGATAGGAGAGCTTATGTGCTATGATGCCTTGACAAGGAATGAATCCTGCGGAGCACACTTCAGAGAAGAATATCAGACTCCTGAAGGAGAAGCACAACGTAATGATGAAGAGTATCAGTATATATCGGCCTGGGGCTGGAATGGAGAGGATGCTGCTCCGATCCTGAATAAAGAACCATTGGAATTTGAAGTCTTACAGCCTACAGTGAGGAGTTATAAATAA
- a CDS encoding succinate dehydrogenase cytochrome b subunit yields the protein MLSTLSKKIVMCLTGLFLCFFLIIHFLGNLQLFLPAEQAREQFNWYSHFLSGNALIKIVSYVLYASILLHMLDALVITIRNRKSGGSYRQDKRGRASKWYSRNMGILGTIILIFFVIHFQNFWYVYKFGTLPLDDNGHKDLYLLVVTTFKEWWYVLIYVVAMIALCYHLIHGVYSSIRTLGLFHPKYIKWLKIAGIAYSVIICAGFALMPVYVYFTID from the coding sequence ATGCTGTCTACATTGTCTAAAAAAATAGTCATGTGCCTTACCGGATTGTTCCTGTGCTTTTTTCTGATCATTCACTTTCTTGGCAACCTGCAGTTGTTCCTGCCTGCGGAGCAGGCAAGGGAGCAGTTTAACTGGTATTCTCATTTCCTGTCCGGCAATGCTTTGATCAAAATAGTGTCTTATGTGCTGTATGCAAGTATACTGCTGCACATGCTGGATGCACTGGTCATCACTATTCGTAATCGCAAATCCGGAGGATCATACCGTCAGGATAAACGGGGAAGAGCGAGTAAATGGTATAGCCGCAATATGGGCATTCTGGGAACAATCATCCTGATTTTCTTCGTGATTCACTTCCAGAATTTTTGGTATGTGTACAAATTCGGAACACTGCCGCTTGATGACAACGGACACAAAGATCTCTATCTTCTGGTGGTGACGACTTTCAAGGAATGGTGGTACGTATTGATATATGTTGTAGCTATGATTGCGCTATGCTATCATCTGATTCATGGTGTATATAGTTCTATACGTACGCTGGGATTATTCCATCCGAAGTATATCAAATGGTTAAAAATTGCCGGTATTGCCTATTCTGTGATTATATGTGCAGGATTTGCACTGATGCCGGTATATGTTTATTTCACAATAGATTAA
- the murI gene encoding glutamate racemase codes for MSNTVLHNSPIGVFDSGYGGLSVFKEIKKELPEYDYIYLGDNARIPYGNRSFETVYQFTKECVFKLFDLGCDLVILACNTASAKALRSIQQHDLPPGKKVLGVIRPTTEIIKEYTTTNKIGILATTGTVKSESYKIEINKFYPEIEVFQHDCPFWVPLVENNEIDTEGARYFVEKDIHELLSQSSDIDTIVLACTHYPLLLPVIKQFVPPHIQIISQGPIVAHSLKNYLERHPEVEQNCSKGSTLQFFTTDDASGFEEKAEIFFGHPVKASTIKV; via the coding sequence ATGTCCAATACTGTACTTCACAACAGCCCTATAGGTGTATTCGACTCCGGTTACGGAGGGTTGTCTGTATTTAAAGAAATCAAAAAGGAACTTCCTGAATACGACTATATATACCTGGGTGATAATGCCCGTATTCCTTATGGCAACCGTTCTTTTGAAACCGTCTATCAGTTTACGAAAGAATGCGTTTTCAAATTATTTGATCTGGGCTGCGATCTGGTTATTCTGGCCTGCAATACCGCATCTGCAAAAGCCTTACGATCTATACAGCAACATGACCTTCCTCCCGGGAAGAAGGTACTAGGTGTTATCAGGCCAACAACCGAAATAATCAAGGAATATACAACTACAAATAAGATAGGTATACTGGCTACTACCGGCACGGTAAAATCAGAATCCTACAAAATTGAAATCAACAAATTCTACCCGGAAATTGAGGTGTTTCAGCATGATTGCCCTTTTTGGGTACCCCTGGTAGAAAACAATGAAATAGATACAGAAGGTGCCCGGTATTTTGTAGAAAAAGATATTCACGAGCTTCTTTCGCAATCTTCGGATATTGATACCATAGTATTGGCATGCACGCACTACCCTTTGTTACTTCCAGTAATCAAGCAGTTCGTTCCTCCTCATATTCAGATTATCTCGCAGGGACCCATTGTAGCACATAGCCTGAAAAATTATCTGGAAAGACATCCTGAAGTAGAGCAAAATTGTTCGAAAGGTTCTACATTACAATTTTTTACCACAGATGATGCTTCAGGATTTGAAGAGAAAGCTGAAATATTTTTCGGACACCCCGTAAAAGCCAGTACTATAAAAGTCTGA
- the lgt gene encoding prolipoprotein diacylglyceryl transferase has product MENLFNIINWDIHPEIFKIGSFGLRYYALCWLAAFAISYVLMLKIFKREGKTQEQLDQLSIYIFLGTLIGARLGHCLFYEFDYYKDHIMEIFLPFRWDANGNFQMTGFAGLASHGAAVGILTSIYLFARKTKINFMWVADRLVIVVPIAGAFVRLGNFFNSEMIGPPTDLPWGVVFKNIDNIPRHPGQLYEALAYVIIFIVMWYLYNKKSFLKPGYLFGIFLVLLFGARFVLEYFKIDQEDFEKNMLFNMGQILSIPFILAGFYLIFRKPKEGQSK; this is encoded by the coding sequence ATGGAAAATCTTTTCAATATAATCAATTGGGATATTCATCCCGAAATATTTAAGATTGGTTCTTTTGGATTACGCTATTATGCACTCTGCTGGCTGGCAGCATTTGCAATATCGTATGTCCTGATGCTGAAGATCTTCAAAAGAGAAGGCAAGACCCAGGAACAACTGGATCAGTTAAGTATCTATATTTTCTTAGGAACATTAATCGGTGCCCGTCTGGGACATTGTCTGTTTTATGAGTTTGATTACTATAAGGATCATATCATGGAGATTTTCCTTCCTTTCCGTTGGGATGCAAATGGCAATTTCCAAATGACAGGTTTTGCAGGTTTAGCCAGCCATGGCGCTGCGGTCGGGATATTGACATCGATCTATCTCTTTGCCAGAAAAACAAAGATCAATTTTATGTGGGTGGCAGATCGTCTTGTGATTGTCGTACCGATAGCAGGAGCTTTTGTCAGATTAGGTAACTTCTTCAACTCTGAAATGATTGGCCCGCCTACAGATCTCCCTTGGGGTGTGGTATTCAAAAACATTGACAATATTCCCCGTCATCCAGGACAGTTGTATGAGGCATTGGCTTATGTGATTATTTTTATTGTAATGTGGTACCTGTACAATAAGAAGAGCTTTCTCAAACCCGGATATCTGTTCGGAATATTTCTGGTGTTATTATTCGGTGCGCGATTTGTTCTGGAATACTTCAAAATAGATCAGGAAGATTTTGAAAAAAATATGTTATTTAATATGGGACAGATCCTGAGTATCCCATTTATTCTTGCGGGTTTTTATCTGATCTTCCGAAAACCGAAAGAAGGTCAATCCAAATAA